A region from the Enterobacter roggenkampii genome encodes:
- the ilvY gene encoding HTH-type transcriptional activator IlvY — protein sequence MDLRDLKMFLHLAESRHFGRSARAMHVSPSTLSRQIQRLEEDLGQPLFVRDNRTVTLTEAGEELRIFAQQTLLQYQQLRHSIDQQGPSLSGELHIFCSVTAAYSHLPPILDRFRAAHPSVEIKLTTGDAADAMEKVVTGEADLAIAGKPETLPGAVAFSMLENLAVVLIAPALPCPVRNQVSVEKPDWSTVPFIMADQGPVRRRIELWFRRQKISNPSIYATVSGHEAMVSMVALGCGVALLPEVVLDNSPEPVRNRVMILERSDEKTPFELGVCAQKKRLHEPLIDAFWTILPNH from the coding sequence GTGGATTTACGCGATCTGAAAATGTTCCTGCACCTGGCGGAAAGCCGTCACTTTGGCCGCAGCGCCCGGGCGATGCACGTCAGCCCCTCCACGCTTTCGCGCCAGATCCAGCGCCTTGAGGAAGACCTCGGCCAGCCGCTGTTCGTGCGCGATAACCGCACCGTCACCCTCACGGAAGCGGGCGAAGAGCTGCGTATTTTTGCCCAGCAGACGCTGTTGCAGTACCAGCAGCTGCGGCACTCTATCGATCAGCAGGGGCCGTCACTCTCCGGTGAGCTGCATATTTTCTGCTCCGTGACCGCCGCCTACAGCCATCTGCCGCCCATCCTTGACCGCTTTCGCGCGGCGCATCCGTCGGTTGAAATTAAGCTCACTACCGGCGACGCTGCCGACGCGATGGAAAAAGTGGTGACGGGCGAAGCGGATCTCGCCATTGCCGGGAAGCCGGAAACCCTGCCGGGCGCGGTAGCGTTCTCGATGCTGGAAAATCTGGCGGTGGTGCTGATTGCCCCCGCGCTGCCCTGCCCGGTGCGTAACCAGGTGTCGGTGGAAAAACCGGACTGGTCCACGGTGCCGTTTATCATGGCCGATCAGGGCCCGGTTCGCCGCCGCATTGAGCTGTGGTTCCGCCGTCAGAAAATCAGCAACCCGTCGATTTACGCCACCGTCAGCGGCCATGAGGCGATGGTGTCGATGGTGGCGCTGGGCTGCGGCGTGGCGCTGCTGCCGGAAGTGGTGCTGGACAACAGCCCGGAGCCGGTGCGCAATCGCGTGATGATTTTAGAGCGCAGCGACGAGAAAACGCCGTTTGAGCTTGGCGTGTGCGCACAAAAAAAGCGGCTGCATGAGCCGCTTATTGATGCGTTCTGGACGATACTGCCGAACCACTAA